The following are from one region of the Microbacterium paraoxydans genome:
- the ald gene encoding alanine dehydrogenase produces the protein MKIGVPTEVKNNENRVALTPAGADRLVREGHRVLVQSGAGVGSSIDDDAYRAAGAEIVATAADAWGEADLLIKVKEPVAEEYGFLRPDLTLFTYLHLAADRPLTEALVAAGTTAVAYETVQLPDRTLPLLVPMSEIAGRLSVIMGSHSLLRSQGGRGMLLGGIAGTPRAKTVVIGGGVAGEHAAANALGLGSKVTVVDVALPRLRELEHRYGGALETRASSRYDIAEELTTADLVIGSVLIPGAAAPKLVTDDMVAAMKPGSVLVDIAIDQGGCFEGSRPTTHDDPTFAVHDSIYYCVANMPGAVPTTATRALTNATLPYVSAIAAKGWERAASDDAALAKGLNVQGGRITLDAVAQAHGLSTD, from the coding sequence ATGAAGATCGGCGTCCCGACCGAAGTCAAGAACAACGAGAACCGCGTCGCCCTCACCCCGGCCGGCGCCGATCGGCTCGTGCGGGAAGGGCACCGCGTGCTCGTGCAGTCCGGTGCCGGCGTCGGGTCGAGCATCGACGACGACGCGTACCGCGCGGCCGGTGCCGAGATCGTGGCGACCGCCGCCGACGCGTGGGGAGAGGCCGACCTGCTCATCAAGGTCAAGGAGCCCGTCGCCGAGGAGTACGGCTTCCTGCGTCCCGACCTCACGCTCTTCACCTACCTCCACCTTGCGGCCGACCGCCCGCTGACCGAGGCGCTCGTGGCGGCCGGCACGACCGCCGTCGCCTACGAGACCGTGCAGCTGCCGGATCGCACCCTGCCGCTGCTCGTGCCGATGAGCGAGATCGCCGGCCGCCTCTCCGTCATCATGGGGTCCCACTCGCTGCTGCGCTCGCAGGGCGGTCGCGGCATGCTGCTGGGTGGCATCGCCGGCACCCCGCGGGCGAAGACCGTGGTGATCGGCGGCGGCGTCGCAGGTGAGCACGCCGCGGCGAACGCGCTCGGACTCGGCTCGAAGGTCACCGTCGTCGACGTGGCGCTCCCCCGGCTGCGCGAACTCGAGCACCGCTACGGCGGCGCTCTGGAGACGCGCGCTTCCAGCCGGTACGACATCGCCGAGGAGCTGACGACGGCGGATCTCGTCATCGGATCCGTCCTGATCCCCGGCGCCGCGGCTCCCAAGCTGGTGACCGACGACATGGTCGCGGCCATGAAGCCGGGGTCCGTGCTCGTCGACATCGCGATCGACCAGGGCGGCTGCTTCGAGGGCTCCCGTCCGACCACGCACGACGACCCGACCTTCGCGGTGCACGACTCGATCTACTACTGCGTCGCGAACATGCCGGGAGCCGTGCCGACGACCGCGACCCGGGCGCTCACGAACGCCACCCTCCCCTACGTCTCGGCGATCGCGGCCAAGGGCTGGGAGCGGGCGGCCTCCGACGACGCTGCCCTCGCGAAGGGGCTCAACGTGCAGGGCGGACGCATCACGCTGGACGCCGTCGCCCAGGCGCACGGCCTCTCCACCGACTGA
- a CDS encoding ABC transporter substrate-binding protein, with protein sequence MATSSAETRFRTTATLTCVLAATLTLGACSSPAPGGDTAPTSAGGSDACQRNQDAGTITYISGYGYSASAGQLDVFLAKELGYFDDLCLDVEINASGANGQQLVASGQAQFTALGSASDVMLAAANSKNLTAVATYGTTPPFSIFGNEKLTDLTDLEGGSLGYFINLTPIASAMLDEAGVDVSKVEMVKMTNYDPTVVVREQVDAIVGYASNQPQTLKAQDLPFSEFLPSDLGVEGTYNVMEVNSRFLDEHREVAADFMRASLKALQFCLDEADECIDMLAALAEENGQGAAFPRDQLARTWEVESAWVRESAGGNPGVQTADMWQPEYEIVQEYGDVKDLPAIADMMDPDLVADLYDGDTLIWAEK encoded by the coding sequence ATGGCTACTTCCTCTGCGGAAACCCGATTCCGCACCACTGCCACCCTGACGTGCGTTCTCGCCGCCACGCTGACGCTCGGAGCATGCTCCTCGCCGGCGCCCGGCGGCGATACCGCCCCCACGAGCGCGGGCGGCAGCGACGCCTGCCAGCGCAACCAGGATGCCGGCACCATCACCTACATCTCCGGCTACGGCTACTCCGCTAGCGCCGGGCAGCTCGACGTGTTCCTGGCGAAGGAGCTGGGCTACTTCGACGACCTCTGCCTCGATGTGGAGATCAACGCCTCCGGCGCGAACGGGCAGCAGCTCGTCGCCTCGGGGCAGGCGCAGTTCACCGCGCTCGGCTCCGCCTCCGACGTGATGCTCGCCGCGGCGAACAGCAAGAACCTCACCGCGGTCGCGACCTACGGCACGACCCCGCCGTTCTCGATCTTCGGCAATGAGAAGCTCACCGACCTCACCGACCTCGAAGGCGGTTCGCTCGGGTACTTCATCAACCTCACGCCCATCGCCTCGGCCATGCTCGACGAGGCCGGCGTCGACGTCTCGAAGGTCGAGATGGTGAAGATGACCAACTACGACCCGACCGTCGTCGTGCGCGAGCAGGTCGATGCGATCGTCGGCTACGCCTCCAACCAGCCGCAGACACTCAAGGCACAGGACCTCCCGTTCAGCGAGTTCCTGCCCTCCGACCTCGGCGTCGAGGGCACGTACAACGTCATGGAGGTGAACTCGCGCTTCCTCGACGAGCACCGCGAGGTCGCGGCCGACTTCATGCGCGCGAGCCTCAAGGCCCTGCAGTTCTGTCTCGACGAGGCGGACGAGTGCATCGACATGCTGGCTGCCCTCGCGGAGGAGAACGGCCAGGGTGCGGCATTCCCGCGCGATCAGCTCGCCCGCACGTGGGAGGTCGAGTCGGCCTGGGTGCGCGAGAGCGCGGGCGGCAACCCCGGCGTGCAGACGGCGGACATGTGGCAGCCGGAGTACGAGATCGTGCAGGAGTACGGCGACGTGAAGGACCTCCCCGCCATCGCCGACATGATGGACCCGGATCTCGTGGCCGACCTGTACGACGGCGACACCCTCATCTGGGCGGAGAAGTGA
- a CDS encoding Lrp/AsnC family transcriptional regulator produces MLRMTTAAASSEPNSVRAPALDPTDARIVQLLTADGRMTNAELAGRLGVAPSTAHARLRGLIERGVITGFHASVDERELGAGLQAIIGVSLRPAARRESIVEFADRVRALPQVIQVFFLGGDDDFLLHIAVADSSEMREFVLEHLSAQSSVASTRTSIVFDYHRNSVAASFH; encoded by the coding sequence ATGCTTCGTATGACCACCGCCGCCGCGTCATCCGAGCCGAACAGCGTTCGGGCGCCCGCGCTCGACCCCACCGACGCGCGCATCGTGCAGCTCCTCACCGCCGACGGGAGGATGACGAACGCCGAGCTGGCCGGACGGCTGGGAGTCGCCCCGTCGACGGCGCACGCACGGCTGCGCGGGCTGATCGAGCGCGGGGTCATCACCGGGTTCCATGCGAGCGTCGACGAACGCGAGCTCGGCGCCGGACTCCAGGCGATCATCGGCGTCAGCCTGCGCCCGGCCGCCCGACGGGAGAGCATCGTGGAGTTCGCGGATCGTGTGCGCGCGCTGCCGCAGGTGATCCAGGTGTTCTTCCTCGGCGGAGACGACGACTTCCTCCTGCACATCGCGGTCGCCGACTCGTCGGAGATGCGCGAGTTCGTGCTCGAGCACCTGTCCGCTCAGAGCAGCGTGGCATCGACCCGCACGAGCATCGTGTTCGACTACCACCGCAACTCGGTCGCCGCGTCGTTCCACTGA
- the aceA gene encoding isocitrate lyase, producing the protein MTNTAATPTPRPAGLRAGDQVQTAAELQEIWDTDPRWDGVERTYSAEDVIRIRGSVREDATLAHRGAENLWNLLHTEDYIRALGAYTGGQAVQQVRAGLKAIYLSGWQVAADGNLAGQTYPDQSLYPANSVPAVVRRINNALLRQDQLEHAEGEITQDWLAPIVADAEAGFGGPLNAYELAQSLIQSGAAGIHWEDQLASEKKCGHLGGKVLVPTQQHIRTLNAARLAADVAGVPTVIIARTDALAADLLTSDVDERDREFTTGERTSEGFYRIRPGIESVISRGLAFAPYADLLWVETGEPDIALAREFATAIHAQFPGKLLAYNCSPSFNWKRHLSDAEIATFQQELADLGYKFQFITLAGFHALNHSMFDLARGYAERAMSAYVELQEAEFAAEADGYTATKHQREAGTGYFDVISTALNPDSATLALAGSTETAQFH; encoded by the coding sequence ATGACGAACACCGCAGCGACCCCCACCCCGCGCCCCGCCGGCCTGCGCGCCGGCGACCAGGTCCAGACGGCCGCGGAGCTTCAGGAGATCTGGGACACCGACCCGCGGTGGGACGGCGTCGAGCGCACCTACTCCGCGGAGGACGTCATCCGCATCCGCGGCTCGGTCCGCGAGGACGCCACCCTCGCCCACCGCGGCGCGGAGAACCTCTGGAACCTCCTGCACACGGAGGACTACATCCGGGCTCTCGGCGCCTACACCGGAGGCCAGGCCGTGCAGCAGGTGCGCGCCGGGCTGAAGGCCATCTACCTCTCCGGCTGGCAGGTCGCCGCGGACGGCAACCTCGCAGGACAGACCTACCCCGATCAGTCGCTCTACCCCGCGAACTCGGTCCCGGCGGTCGTGCGCCGCATCAACAACGCCCTGCTCCGGCAGGACCAGCTCGAGCACGCCGAGGGCGAGATCACGCAGGACTGGCTCGCGCCGATCGTCGCCGACGCCGAGGCGGGTTTCGGCGGTCCGCTCAACGCCTACGAGCTCGCGCAGTCCCTCATCCAGTCCGGTGCCGCCGGCATCCACTGGGAGGACCAGCTCGCGAGCGAGAAGAAGTGCGGCCACCTCGGCGGCAAGGTGCTCGTGCCCACGCAGCAGCACATCCGCACGCTGAACGCGGCACGACTCGCGGCGGACGTCGCCGGCGTTCCGACCGTCATCATCGCCCGCACGGATGCCCTCGCCGCCGATCTGCTCACGAGCGACGTCGACGAGCGCGACCGGGAGTTCACCACCGGCGAGCGCACGTCCGAGGGCTTCTACCGGATCCGCCCGGGCATCGAGTCGGTCATCAGCCGCGGCCTCGCGTTCGCCCCCTACGCCGACCTGCTCTGGGTCGAGACCGGGGAGCCGGACATCGCGCTGGCACGGGAGTTCGCCACCGCGATCCACGCACAGTTCCCCGGTAAGCTCCTGGCCTACAACTGCTCGCCGAGCTTCAACTGGAAGCGCCACCTGTCGGACGCCGAGATCGCGACGTTCCAGCAGGAGCTGGCAGACCTGGGCTACAAGTTCCAGTTCATCACCCTGGCCGGGTTCCACGCCCTGAACCACTCCATGTTCGATCTCGCCCGCGGTTACGCCGAGCGCGCCATGAGCGCCTACGTCGAGCTGCAGGAAGCCGAGTTCGCCGCCGAGGCCGACGGCTACACCGCCACCAAGCACCAGCGCGAGGCGGGCACCGGCTACTTCGACGTCATCTCCACCGCGCTCAACCCCGACAGCGCGACCCTCGCCCTGGCCGGCTCCACCGAGACCGCCCAGTTCCACTGA
- a CDS encoding helix-turn-helix transcriptional regulator yields the protein MDDTTEDADALTVGRRIRQLRTARGLTLEELAAAVDRAPSQMSMIETGKREPKLTQLQAIARALGVTIDALLSGEPLDERSAIEIALERAMKGQTFQALGIAPFRIAKSVPTEALKALLALQGEIDRLKDERAATPEEARRANVDLRHLMRRQDNHFADLEAKAAEILAAVGHPGGPLTQRTASEIAAYLGFTLHYAADLPQTTRSVADLANGRLYLSSSVPAKGDARTAVLQALSSRILGHAEPRSYAEFLRQRVETNYLTGALLMPEADVVPALQDAKQRRAISIEDLRDAYSVSYETAAHRFTNLATRHLDIPVHFLKVHESGTITKAYENDDVNFPTDRLGAIEGQMCCRRWTSRVVFDEDDRFNPYYQYTDTGNGTYWCTARVEASSEGLHSVSVGVRFDDTRWFVGRDTPHRGVSKHSVEVCCRRAPAELEERWRENSWPNVKTPRTLLATLPTGAFPGVDTTDVYEFLESHAPR from the coding sequence ATGGACGACACCACGGAAGACGCCGACGCCCTCACCGTCGGCCGACGCATCCGCCAGCTGCGCACAGCACGGGGCCTGACGCTCGAGGAGCTCGCCGCCGCGGTCGATCGCGCGCCGAGCCAGATGTCGATGATCGAGACGGGCAAGCGCGAGCCCAAGCTCACGCAGCTGCAGGCCATCGCCCGCGCGCTCGGGGTGACCATCGACGCGCTGCTTTCCGGGGAGCCGCTCGACGAGCGCAGCGCGATCGAGATCGCCCTGGAACGCGCGATGAAGGGGCAGACGTTCCAGGCGCTGGGCATCGCGCCGTTCCGCATCGCCAAGAGCGTGCCGACGGAGGCGCTCAAGGCGCTGCTCGCCCTGCAGGGCGAGATCGACCGCCTCAAGGACGAGCGCGCCGCGACGCCCGAGGAGGCGCGGCGCGCCAATGTGGACCTCCGGCACTTGATGCGGCGACAGGACAACCACTTCGCCGACCTCGAGGCGAAGGCGGCCGAGATCCTCGCAGCCGTCGGTCATCCCGGGGGGCCGCTGACCCAGCGCACCGCATCCGAGATCGCGGCGTACCTCGGCTTCACCCTCCACTACGCCGCCGACCTGCCGCAGACCACCCGCAGCGTCGCCGACCTCGCGAACGGCCGGCTGTACCTGTCGAGCAGCGTGCCGGCCAAGGGGGATGCCCGCACCGCGGTCCTGCAGGCGCTGTCGAGTCGCATCCTGGGGCACGCCGAGCCGCGCAGCTACGCCGAGTTCCTCCGCCAGCGCGTCGAGACGAACTACCTCACCGGCGCCCTGCTGATGCCGGAGGCCGACGTCGTCCCTGCCCTGCAGGACGCGAAGCAGCGGCGCGCGATCTCCATCGAAGACCTCCGTGACGCGTACTCGGTGTCGTACGAGACGGCGGCGCACCGCTTCACGAACCTCGCCACCCGGCACCTCGACATCCCCGTGCACTTCCTCAAGGTGCACGAGTCGGGCACGATCACCAAGGCGTACGAGAACGACGACGTGAACTTCCCGACCGACCGGCTCGGCGCCATCGAGGGGCAGATGTGCTGCCGCCGGTGGACCTCCCGGGTGGTCTTCGACGAGGACGACCGCTTCAATCCGTACTACCAGTACACCGACACCGGAAACGGCACCTACTGGTGCACCGCCCGTGTGGAGGCGTCGAGCGAGGGCCTGCACTCGGTCAGCGTGGGCGTGCGGTTCGACGACACGAGGTGGTTCGTCGGCAGGGACACCCCGCACCGCGGCGTCTCGAAGCACTCGGTCGAGGTGTGCTGTCGTCGGGCCCCCGCCGAGCTGGAGGAGCGGTGGCGCGAGAACTCCTGGCCCAACGTGAAGACCCCGCGCACGCTGCTCGCGACTCTGCCCACGGGAGCCTTCCCCGGCGTGGACACCACCGACGTGTACGAGTTCCTGGAGTCTCACGCGCCCCGGTGA
- a CDS encoding DUF6226 family protein, translating to MSSGVFPGPFGPMPEAGAAAILWMPPQPDAPGPVRFVDGFEPFVEFARGQGNDPAALAVDLGATWDFIAGHPEVLESDRLATAAARFVGNVIAVVHPAATWRMTGEPEIGTNTLSIPVAGLVQGMVQQPEQRDALLQMLASWEQDDLDDEEMRALSAEDSAPAVVVVPARAYVRPALPLLDFHDESGEVIRYGRRWPDGIAPEESYSRESHPERFAPLLLVVDALVEHLSREYEVEARRESGEDGTERIVLAPAYGARVILTPTVPSVSIEAGAHFHAIVPSCICDACDETAETAADELERIVLSIVAGGFREKYPVGRRAWLYTEIRSPDGERRESSSGPAPDHSVEDHERAAALLSGLDDGWWPAWPLRSTAQT from the coding sequence ATGAGCAGCGGTGTCTTCCCCGGTCCCTTCGGTCCGATGCCCGAGGCGGGTGCCGCCGCGATCCTGTGGATGCCCCCGCAGCCGGACGCTCCGGGGCCGGTCCGGTTCGTCGACGGCTTCGAGCCCTTCGTCGAGTTCGCGCGGGGCCAGGGGAACGACCCTGCAGCGCTCGCCGTCGATCTCGGGGCGACGTGGGACTTCATCGCCGGTCATCCGGAGGTCCTCGAGAGCGACAGGCTGGCCACGGCGGCGGCGCGGTTCGTGGGGAACGTCATCGCGGTCGTGCATCCGGCCGCGACATGGCGGATGACGGGCGAGCCGGAGATCGGGACCAACACCCTCTCGATCCCGGTCGCGGGCCTCGTGCAGGGGATGGTGCAGCAGCCCGAGCAGCGGGACGCGCTTCTGCAGATGCTCGCGTCGTGGGAGCAGGACGACCTCGACGACGAGGAGATGAGGGCGCTGTCCGCGGAGGATTCCGCTCCCGCGGTCGTGGTCGTCCCGGCGCGCGCGTATGTCCGGCCTGCTCTCCCGCTCCTGGACTTCCATGACGAGAGCGGCGAGGTCATCCGTTACGGACGCCGCTGGCCCGATGGCATCGCGCCGGAGGAGTCGTACTCTCGGGAGAGCCACCCGGAGCGCTTCGCGCCGCTGCTTCTCGTGGTCGATGCGCTCGTCGAGCACCTCTCCCGCGAGTACGAGGTCGAGGCGCGGCGAGAGTCGGGGGAGGACGGGACGGAACGCATCGTGCTCGCACCGGCGTACGGTGCGCGAGTCATCCTCACGCCGACCGTTCCCTCCGTCAGCATCGAGGCGGGCGCCCACTTCCACGCGATCGTGCCGTCGTGCATCTGCGATGCCTGCGACGAGACCGCCGAGACCGCGGCGGACGAGCTGGAGCGGATCGTGCTGTCGATCGTCGCTGGCGGCTTCCGGGAGAAGTACCCCGTCGGTCGCCGTGCGTGGCTGTACACCGAGATCCGGTCGCCGGACGGCGAGCGGCGGGAGAGCAGTTCCGGCCCCGCCCCGGACCACTCCGTCGAGGATCACGAGCGCGCGGCGGCCCTGCTGAGCGGACTCGACGACGGCTGGTGGCCTGCCTGGCCGCTCCGCTCGACCGCACAAACTTAG
- the aceB gene encoding malate synthase A, whose product MTTAPMQTTRQGPAIEIAGPMRDRYDEILTPEAIAFLTELHHRFASRRHDRLADRMRRRFEIGNGHDPQFREDTAHIRQDTTWRVAGAGPGLEDRRVEITGPTDPKMTINALNSGARVWLADQEDATSPTWKNVIEGQLSLRDAIRGELSFTSPEGKEYRVTAERTPTIVMRPRGWHLPEKHLAFIDRSGRRTSASGSLVDFGLYFLHNAQALIEGGRGPYFYIAKLESSEEAKLWDDVFSFSEEYIGIPHGTIRATVLIETLPAAFEMDEILYELRDHCAGLNAGRWDYIFSIIKNYRGRGARFVLPDRSEVTMTVPFMRAYTELLVQTCHKRGAFAIGGMSAFIPNRRDPEVTARAVEKVSADKKREAGDGFDGTWVAHPDLIPTAQAEFDAVLGDRPNQIDRQRDDVHVDARDLLDLHIGRPITAQGVRDNVSVAIRYLEAWLRGLGAVAIDNLMEDAATAEISRSQVWQWIHQDRATQDGTPITVEYVEGLIGEVLDEVERREGDRFDDAAEIFREVALREEFPTFLTLGAYSRFLVDED is encoded by the coding sequence ATGACCACCGCACCGATGCAGACGACCCGGCAGGGGCCCGCGATCGAGATCGCCGGGCCGATGCGCGATCGCTACGACGAGATCCTCACCCCGGAGGCGATCGCCTTCCTCACCGAGCTCCACCACCGATTCGCCTCCCGCCGCCATGACCGGCTGGCCGACCGGATGCGCCGCCGCTTCGAGATCGGCAACGGGCACGACCCGCAGTTCCGCGAGGACACCGCGCACATCCGTCAGGACACCACCTGGCGCGTCGCCGGCGCCGGCCCCGGGCTCGAGGACCGCCGCGTCGAGATCACCGGCCCCACCGACCCGAAGATGACGATCAACGCCCTGAACTCCGGGGCTCGCGTCTGGCTCGCCGACCAGGAGGACGCCACGAGCCCGACCTGGAAGAACGTCATCGAAGGGCAGCTGTCCCTCCGCGACGCGATCCGGGGCGAGCTCTCCTTCACCTCCCCCGAGGGCAAGGAGTACCGCGTCACCGCCGAGCGCACCCCCACGATCGTGATGCGCCCGCGCGGGTGGCATCTGCCGGAGAAGCACCTCGCCTTCATCGACCGCTCCGGCCGCCGCACCTCGGCGTCCGGCTCCCTGGTCGACTTCGGCCTCTATTTCCTGCACAACGCGCAGGCGCTGATCGAGGGCGGACGCGGACCGTACTTCTACATCGCGAAGCTGGAGTCGAGCGAAGAGGCCAAGCTGTGGGACGACGTGTTCTCCTTCAGCGAGGAGTACATCGGCATCCCGCATGGCACCATCCGCGCGACCGTGCTGATCGAGACGCTGCCTGCCGCGTTCGAGATGGACGAGATCCTGTACGAGCTGCGCGACCACTGCGCGGGCCTCAACGCCGGGCGCTGGGACTACATCTTCTCCATCATCAAGAACTACCGCGGCCGCGGCGCCCGCTTCGTGCTCCCCGACCGCAGCGAGGTCACGATGACGGTGCCGTTCATGCGGGCCTACACCGAGCTGCTGGTGCAGACATGCCACAAGCGCGGCGCCTTCGCGATCGGCGGCATGAGCGCGTTCATCCCCAATCGCCGCGACCCCGAGGTGACGGCACGCGCGGTCGAGAAGGTGTCGGCTGACAAGAAGCGCGAGGCCGGCGACGGCTTCGACGGCACCTGGGTCGCCCACCCGGACCTGATCCCGACGGCGCAGGCCGAGTTCGACGCCGTGCTCGGAGACCGCCCGAACCAGATCGACCGCCAGCGCGACGACGTGCACGTGGACGCACGCGACCTGCTCGACCTGCACATCGGTCGCCCGATCACGGCGCAGGGCGTGCGGGACAACGTCTCGGTCGCCATCCGCTACCTGGAGGCCTGGCTGCGCGGGCTCGGCGCCGTGGCGATCGACAACCTCATGGAGGATGCGGCGACCGCGGAGATCAGCCGCTCCCAGGTGTGGCAGTGGATCCACCAGGACCGCGCCACGCAGGACGGCACCCCCATCACGGTCGAGTACGTCGAAGGGCTGATCGGCGAGGTGCTGGACGAGGTCGAGCGACGCGAGGGCGACCGCTTCGACGACGCCGCCGAGATCTTCCGCGAGGTCGCCCTCCGCGAGGAGTTCCCGACCTTCCTCACCCTGGGCGCCTACAGCCGGTTCCTGGTCGACGAGGACTGA
- a CDS encoding ABC transporter permease produces the protein MSELTMRDTTATLATARLKAQPRRGVPGWLRWGSWGPTLITFVIAALLWQIVAWTNPYVLPTLEAIGASLVEDAGMYWSNFLVTLLEVVVGASAGILAGFLLAVVMAEFQIIERAVMPLVIIVMVTPIVAIAPALVVAFGFGMVPKFIVTGLVVFFPMLVNSLAGLRDVDQKALDVFTTLHASRWEIFRELRFPGSMPYVFAGLRIALPLAVVGAAVAEFVAAGQQAGLGSLVTTSAAQANLPVTWASIALLCLLGVLLIVLLAVVRRRVLWWSDGEVTAKG, from the coding sequence ATGTCTGAGCTGACGATGAGAGACACCACCGCCACCCTCGCCACCGCCCGGCTGAAGGCGCAGCCCCGCCGCGGGGTCCCCGGCTGGCTCCGCTGGGGATCGTGGGGACCGACCCTGATCACGTTCGTGATCGCGGCTCTGCTCTGGCAGATCGTGGCGTGGACCAACCCCTACGTCCTGCCGACGCTGGAGGCCATCGGCGCCAGCCTCGTCGAGGACGCGGGCATGTACTGGTCGAACTTCCTCGTGACGCTGCTCGAGGTCGTCGTCGGGGCCTCCGCCGGCATCCTCGCGGGCTTCCTGCTGGCCGTCGTGATGGCCGAGTTCCAGATCATCGAGCGGGCCGTCATGCCGCTGGTCATCATCGTGATGGTGACGCCGATCGTCGCGATCGCCCCGGCGCTGGTCGTCGCCTTCGGGTTCGGCATGGTGCCGAAGTTCATCGTCACCGGCCTCGTGGTCTTCTTCCCGATGCTCGTGAACTCGCTCGCCGGCCTCCGCGACGTGGACCAGAAGGCGCTCGACGTGTTCACGACGCTGCATGCCTCGCGGTGGGAGATCTTCCGCGAGCTGCGGTTCCCCGGCAGCATGCCGTACGTGTTCGCCGGTCTGCGCATCGCGCTGCCCCTCGCCGTGGTCGGCGCTGCCGTGGCCGAGTTCGTCGCGGCAGGGCAGCAGGCCGGTCTCGGCTCCCTCGTCACCACGTCGGCTGCGCAGGCGAACCTGCCCGTGACCTGGGCGAGCATCGCCCTGCTCTGTCTGCTCGGGGTGCTGCTCATCGTGCTTCTCGCGGTCGTGCGCCGGCGCGTCCTGTGGTGGAGCGACGGCGAGGTCACCGCGAAGGGCTGA
- a CDS encoding ABC transporter ATP-binding protein codes for MTAAQGAGVEVRNVSKAFGVDGAQVTVLDDVSLTIGMGEFVSVIGPSGCGKSTLLKVVAGLLDADSGTVTIDGESVTAASRDKKIGLVPQSPALLPWKTVRENVELPVRINREANGDRALRDPAELLSTFGLGHALKKYPGQLSGGMQQRAAIARAFVFDPAIMLMDEPFSALDEMNRDLQRIALLDFWQSNRKAVMFVTHSVPEAIMLSDRIVVMAAHPGRIAEVIDVNLPRPRTEEAYATDEFRDLEAVVRGALRAQTEKAHV; via the coding sequence ATGACCGCGGCACAGGGGGCGGGCGTCGAGGTCAGGAACGTCTCGAAGGCCTTCGGCGTCGACGGCGCCCAGGTGACCGTGCTCGACGACGTGAGCCTCACGATCGGCATGGGCGAGTTCGTGTCGGTGATCGGCCCCAGCGGATGCGGCAAGTCCACGCTGCTCAAGGTGGTCGCCGGACTCCTCGACGCCGACTCCGGCACCGTCACGATCGACGGCGAGAGCGTCACGGCGGCCTCCCGCGACAAGAAGATCGGTCTCGTCCCGCAGTCCCCGGCGCTGCTGCCGTGGAAGACGGTGCGCGAGAACGTCGAGCTCCCCGTGCGGATCAACCGCGAGGCCAACGGCGACCGCGCCCTCCGCGACCCGGCCGAGCTGCTGTCGACGTTCGGGCTCGGCCATGCGCTGAAGAAGTACCCCGGGCAGCTCTCCGGCGGTATGCAGCAGCGCGCCGCGATCGCCAGGGCCTTCGTGTTCGATCCGGCGATCATGCTGATGGACGAGCCGTTCTCGGCCCTCGACGAGATGAACCGGGACCTGCAGCGCATCGCCCTGCTGGACTTCTGGCAGTCGAACCGCAAGGCCGTGATGTTCGTCACGCACTCGGTGCCGGAGGCGATCATGCTGTCCGACCGCATCGTGGTCATGGCGGCCCACCCCGGACGCATCGCCGAGGTGATCGATGTGAACCTCCCGCGGCCGCGGACCGAGGAGGCGTACGCGACGGACGAGTTCCGCGACCTGGAGGCAGTGGTGCGCGGTGCGCTGCGCGCGCAGACGGAGAAAGCCCATGTCTGA